The proteins below come from a single Holdemania massiliensis genomic window:
- a CDS encoding PKD domain-containing protein yields MKRQIKQGKNQIAKIVKKTSKLVLAFFLAVMQFSEFRILAEEAARISESIYLLVGETKDIASYQEDDVTISVADPSIALLEDSLLTGMTAGETELLLSNEEKQTIIPIIVTEALKEEPTVKPVTTMTPEATIVPTEEPRVTETPELETPKKEDHVEGAIIGNEIAQFSIDLANQSATIVEASKYASTHVMQSTISVGPLNQIPSNTAKIQIINDKNEIIAVSKSSLYSTEANGEHFIETEVYYLTEINPGTYQIQIVDGTEVFDVNQIEFIDNPIIKGLQGNGTIGLSSLEIEIRFDGLLTQDIVSKLKIQVLDANDRLIGSANSDHVTVSGTTLNYVVSTETLTNQSYHVSIIQESETGIYIDPAALNNGVYVSSNYWTEIQSIEILDLDKSVIRLNLNEKEDIESHDYLVEANITGNIVFSDYCKAKEGTIELQLKKKGVESSIQSFIAGTSSPSLMVSLMDNRGFTSSKSLDLKAYLPTASSFYKLDNNQYDEGVSKLNLKVYMSKNYQKLINTSDFRAEISKSTGNTEDDISVIGSISRDKMKIKDEENQYTIEMEIALSEPLYAGENVHYSLQFRPVYLSMGIGIISKSKFSGYMRIGTSTTTDFSKQNNLIPIVVETNNSIENMTVSMEDEDGNVIDSSQLIKIDNPADNYYVHTGGVFLTPNELIGGKTYHFYVILNGNKELVKSYVYNAEKVIDDSLQLEAEKTGTNKVKLYFKAGYTNKNVSEEDILKICSELYLKDASDHIIKLAYKDSAMTYYGDWTINLEASENLKKTTYEIYWRGYPRSIVPGEKAVYGYENEGKIIISNSDPKALYTANILKDGKVVKKGLKLISTGNEKYQLETNFAQGLEAGNYKLNVLENNVFVFQCDYSISQSYDYSIRVNDRGKNWNQTTTFITNPDRIASVIVESSKYIYCRVWLGDKKNVGYRSILLNSSTSIRLDDTKEQQIIHVQLKNDDGIESEVIDIPVYYRPVPGTFELVDVTNPVDVVATGSAIKVSMIGNRFDAQANVLLEGNTSKQCTIPFKEELEDGTYLYEGYVYPGYNQRVEKATFYLTSEDYPYTKSNEITKPLIVGGLSYIVLPLFGTYGGEAYTTAKDTVLEGYALQDKSVDILIKDPDNETTTSQLQTNEKGYFETTLNTEKEGTYILKVTSPGLQSYYSQYKLYSDRTAPVIESAAAVESGSKNIMIKWECNNPDVDYYMVYRDDYLIADKYKERTYITSGTLNDRVTYKIIAVDKAGNHSEPIVKKIGDYEPPTIPENIELADRSSKQIHFTWSASKDNVGVKGYRIYRNDKLVATVDTCVYTDMLLTKDTSYTYVVEAFDAAGNASKSEPVQISTVSPKFQNISALETEYIIEEQEMVAVSAEWKNEQNMIDHLIILKIKEENASDWNIISEDQIGKATVNISKMEAGKYTLAAIAKDRDGETTEELQTFTLKHDDINPTVAITTPLDGTKKIYTHKFSIQGKSEDNVAVDRVRLEYSVGNVKAKLITELKPDVKKQKYDYSYEWDSSEVSGTVTITATAFDSRGNKTSTTSSFVVDNTPPKVPTQFSISNTDQYIYLDWKHEQPEEDFDHFVIYRSDKENEGFEAIDTITTLGFYDDINTGAQPNVKYYYYVTSVDILGNESKPTAILQGIMERDVQNPEVVSVLPKENSILTKTVTLSVSVYDNASLDTLTAEYFDIVSNSWQLIERVTIENKKSSVEKILWNTEGLSGNIQIRYIVTDKTGNVSNVKEVTYDVVEYTAPEKPILSVQVEGAQANLSWTYSGEDKLLKNFRVWIKEENSEWKSLGYTQETEKTVNNHDGRCSFKIEAIDNLGASADSNMVDVLLITPDTEAPVAHINLQKVTIKPDEEINFDASKSKDDRGIVSYSWNMGNDENVGQESFTYTYSTPGTYTVTLTVKDEAGNIGTATCEVTVVEDDSKYVQFDLSVINRRDNTSIGNVAVKFSKLNGDEVLSFITDDQGKANVIIESGSYLVELFANGYFSEQQKVMVDSTLNDIAFKLSKLDFIEGKLTSTEMTYDEIVAAGIDVNDPDNQHIYKHEVKLEFAAGLEIPVTVYKNSAGKILRAIDGIPGFFKNSFTGIDSSTNSRITIYPISEKFYLAVIGEAKWLKQMFDVRLVVLNTSDSLDIENCRAKLEIPEGLSFPDMGSKVHYEEHDLGKIENTLSATTNWYIRGDQAGEYTIKAKVEAEIDNESFEIEYETEDPIRVLDPSKSLKMHITAPDAAYYGEEYTFTISLENISEKPIYGLSYVIQSLEQYKVIQIGDKETKLPITQEDFDPETCGIEVDELEPGDTVSFTISTKVLFNSILEIAKKIPSMLDKIPTVEAQSTSIMGKVMDVINVRYFLTNIFVTKLEGSTTDIDYDVTIDHVRFPSVWEVFAQEYIDVAKKELSELFGGAEFNEFVSDQVFAFLQKPIVELEEEIKEKGYIELEKHEIVKNLESIFKVINPTPNTKVVITVEEKKRSGSDALQIRCVEGQAQTTELTNRLEIIGNGRFAIVGQHSGEATVRVSFEDGKAYTIPVKVIGEEDTIANQTNAEVVINGDKSEISNLDQLLEDAKNSEDQIKAENPLYPVQTVLCVDLTEKDVFKLSIPIENLEKIYEAGAQLTLITKAGKLSFNRKVLEEIQQIQGNEFIFGIVEVNEEKPESYSSTPIYKVLMQYDDQELNLEKAKIVAEVPFTVDLNKINLHVVSTDYLQNYDLDYVYNGTMVQFELNQPQLIGFILEPKKQENSNDDVTDNTDTPVVSEAAQSQDSATKKTVVINKVDNQNQDLLQQTWDEVLDNLTKDEKREIRLNAAIESIPAEVIKAISESDNTLVITLPDGTQVKIDSELAKQLDLDGKSEISIKELLAQKNEIIENDQEMKEKQSVHESEKNENIEVHGKKQESPVIIWLLIIILLAAAGYFIYKKIK; encoded by the coding sequence ATGAAACGACAAATTAAGCAAGGTAAAAATCAAATAGCTAAAATAGTTAAAAAAACATCGAAACTAGTATTAGCTTTTTTTCTGGCTGTTATGCAATTCAGTGAATTTAGAATACTTGCTGAAGAAGCTGCAAGAATTTCAGAAAGCATTTATCTTTTAGTAGGAGAAACGAAAGATATTGCTTCGTATCAAGAAGACGATGTAACGATAAGTGTGGCTGATCCTTCTATTGCATTATTAGAAGATTCATTACTCACTGGAATGACTGCGGGCGAGACAGAACTTTTATTAAGCAATGAGGAAAAGCAAACGATTATCCCAATTATTGTTACAGAGGCATTAAAAGAGGAGCCTACCGTTAAACCTGTAACTACGATGACTCCAGAAGCAACAATAGTACCAACAGAAGAACCGAGGGTCACAGAGACGCCAGAATTGGAAACGCCAAAGAAAGAAGATCACGTTGAAGGAGCGATTATAGGAAATGAAATTGCTCAATTTTCTATTGATTTAGCAAATCAATCAGCAACGATAGTAGAAGCTAGCAAATACGCTTCGACGCATGTTATGCAAAGCACGATTTCTGTGGGTCCTCTTAATCAAATACCATCGAATACAGCAAAAATTCAAATTATTAATGATAAGAACGAAATTATTGCTGTAAGTAAATCATCTCTTTATTCTACAGAGGCAAATGGTGAACATTTTATTGAGACTGAGGTATACTATCTTACGGAGATTAACCCAGGAACCTATCAGATACAGATCGTTGACGGAACAGAAGTTTTTGACGTAAATCAAATTGAGTTTATTGATAACCCAATAATAAAAGGATTGCAAGGTAATGGAACGATAGGTTTATCTAGCTTGGAAATTGAAATTAGATTTGATGGATTACTGACACAAGACATTGTATCAAAATTAAAAATTCAAGTTCTTGATGCGAATGACCGACTAATAGGATCAGCTAATTCCGACCATGTTACAGTTAGTGGAACGACTCTGAATTATGTTGTTTCAACAGAAACTCTAACGAACCAGTCTTATCATGTTTCGATTATTCAAGAATCTGAAACAGGAATATATATTGATCCTGCAGCCCTAAACAATGGAGTTTATGTAAGTTCTAATTATTGGACAGAGATTCAATCAATTGAAATTCTGGATTTAGATAAAAGTGTGATTAGACTTAATTTAAATGAAAAGGAAGACATAGAATCTCACGATTACTTAGTAGAGGCAAATATTACAGGAAATATCGTTTTTTCAGATTATTGCAAAGCAAAAGAAGGAACGATTGAACTTCAGCTTAAGAAAAAAGGAGTAGAATCTTCAATACAGTCTTTTATTGCTGGAACAAGTAGTCCTTCACTAATGGTTTCACTTATGGATAACCGAGGCTTCACTTCATCTAAATCGCTTGATTTAAAGGCTTATCTACCGACTGCATCAAGTTTTTATAAACTTGATAATAATCAGTATGATGAAGGGGTTTCTAAGTTAAATTTAAAAGTTTATATGTCTAAAAATTATCAAAAATTGATTAACACAAGTGATTTTAGAGCTGAAATATCAAAATCCACAGGAAATACAGAAGATGATATTTCTGTAATAGGCTCTATAAGCCGTGATAAAATGAAGATAAAGGATGAAGAGAACCAATATACTATTGAAATGGAAATTGCGTTATCAGAGCCTTTATACGCTGGCGAAAATGTGCATTATAGTCTGCAATTCAGACCAGTTTATTTATCCATGGGTATTGGAATTATATCTAAATCGAAGTTTTCGGGTTATATGAGGATTGGAACTTCAACAACAACTGACTTTTCAAAACAAAATAATTTGATTCCAATTGTTGTTGAAACTAATAATAGTATTGAAAATATGACTGTTAGTATGGAAGATGAAGATGGTAATGTTATTGATTCAAGTCAATTAATAAAGATTGATAATCCTGCAGATAATTATTATGTGCATACAGGCGGAGTGTTTTTAACACCAAATGAATTAATTGGAGGGAAAACATATCATTTCTACGTTATACTTAATGGCAATAAAGAGCTGGTAAAAAGTTATGTATATAATGCTGAAAAGGTGATTGATGATTCCCTTCAGTTAGAGGCTGAAAAAACAGGAACAAACAAAGTAAAACTTTATTTTAAGGCTGGGTATACTAATAAGAACGTATCTGAAGAGGACATTCTTAAGATTTGTTCAGAACTTTATTTAAAAGATGCGTCGGATCATATCATTAAGCTCGCCTACAAGGACTCTGCCATGACATATTATGGGGATTGGACAATAAACTTAGAGGCGTCAGAAAATTTAAAGAAAACAACTTATGAAATCTATTGGAGAGGATATCCTAGAAGTATTGTCCCTGGTGAAAAAGCTGTGTACGGATATGAAAATGAAGGCAAAATAATAATTAGCAATAGTGATCCCAAGGCACTCTATACAGCGAATATCCTAAAAGATGGGAAAGTCGTTAAAAAAGGATTGAAACTTATTTCTACAGGAAATGAAAAATATCAGCTAGAGACTAATTTTGCACAGGGATTGGAAGCTGGAAATTATAAATTAAATGTATTAGAGAATAATGTTTTCGTATTCCAATGCGATTATTCAATTTCACAGAGTTATGACTATTCAATTCGAGTTAACGATAGAGGGAAAAATTGGAATCAGACTACAACTTTTATTACAAACCCTGATCGTATAGCCAGTGTTATTGTAGAATCAAGTAAATATATTTATTGTCGAGTGTGGTTAGGCGATAAGAAAAACGTTGGATATAGATCTATACTACTTAATTCATCTACTTCAATTAGATTGGATGACACAAAAGAACAGCAGATAATTCATGTGCAATTGAAAAATGATGATGGAATTGAATCGGAAGTCATTGATATACCAGTATATTATCGGCCTGTTCCTGGGACTTTTGAATTAGTAGATGTAACTAATCCAGTAGATGTAGTTGCAACAGGCAGTGCGATTAAAGTTTCAATGATTGGCAACCGTTTTGATGCTCAAGCAAATGTGCTGCTTGAAGGCAATACTAGCAAACAATGTACAATTCCATTTAAAGAAGAATTAGAAGATGGAACTTATTTGTATGAAGGGTATGTTTATCCAGGCTATAATCAGAGAGTTGAAAAGGCAACTTTCTATTTAACAAGTGAAGACTATCCTTATACGAAGAGTAATGAAATAACAAAACCTTTAATCGTTGGAGGTTTAAGCTATATCGTATTGCCTCTATTCGGAACGTATGGGGGTGAAGCTTATACGACTGCGAAAGACACTGTTCTAGAAGGATATGCACTGCAGGATAAGTCTGTAGATATTTTAATTAAAGATCCTGATAATGAAACTACTACTTCGCAGCTGCAAACCAATGAAAAAGGATATTTTGAAACAACTCTTAATACTGAAAAAGAAGGGACATATATCTTAAAAGTTACTTCACCGGGTTTGCAGTCTTATTACAGTCAATATAAGCTATACTCTGACAGAACAGCACCAGTTATTGAATCCGCAGCAGCTGTAGAATCTGGTTCAAAGAACATTATGATCAAGTGGGAATGCAATAATCCAGATGTAGATTATTATATGGTTTATCGCGACGATTACCTGATTGCAGATAAGTATAAAGAGAGAACCTATATTACATCAGGAACTTTAAATGATCGAGTAACGTATAAAATCATTGCAGTGGATAAGGCAGGAAATCATTCTGAACCGATTGTTAAAAAGATTGGTGATTATGAACCGCCGACAATTCCAGAAAATATTGAGCTTGCAGATCGTAGTTCCAAGCAAATTCATTTTACTTGGAGTGCTTCGAAAGATAATGTTGGAGTAAAAGGATATCGAATTTATCGAAATGATAAGTTGGTTGCTACAGTTGATACATGCGTGTATACAGATATGCTTTTAACAAAAGATACTTCCTATACTTATGTTGTAGAGGCGTTTGATGCTGCTGGAAATGCAAGTAAGAGCGAGCCAGTACAAATAAGCACGGTATCTCCAAAGTTTCAGAATATTTCTGCGTTGGAAACAGAATATATCATTGAAGAGCAGGAAATGGTTGCGGTGTCTGCTGAATGGAAGAATGAGCAGAACATGATAGATCATCTGATTATTCTGAAAATTAAAGAAGAAAATGCATCTGATTGGAATATAATATCAGAAGATCAGATCGGCAAAGCTACAGTGAACATCAGCAAGATGGAAGCTGGAAAATATACATTGGCAGCGATAGCAAAGGATCGCGACGGTGAAACAACTGAAGAATTGCAAACGTTTACGTTGAAACATGATGATATTAATCCCACGGTTGCAATCACTACTCCTTTAGATGGTACAAAGAAAATTTATACACATAAATTTTCTATTCAAGGAAAATCAGAAGATAATGTTGCTGTTGATCGAGTTCGCCTTGAATACTCTGTAGGTAATGTAAAAGCAAAGTTGATTACAGAATTAAAGCCTGATGTGAAGAAACAAAAATATGATTATTCCTATGAGTGGGATAGCAGTGAAGTGAGTGGAACTGTTACGATTACAGCAACAGCTTTTGATTCGCGAGGAAATAAAACTTCAACTACATCTAGCTTTGTAGTAGATAATACTCCGCCAAAAGTTCCTACACAATTCTCCATTTCCAATACAGACCAGTATATTTATCTTGATTGGAAACATGAACAACCTGAAGAAGACTTCGATCATTTCGTGATTTATCGATCTGATAAAGAAAATGAAGGCTTTGAGGCTATTGATACAATTACTACGTTAGGATTTTATGATGATATTAACACAGGAGCGCAGCCTAATGTTAAATATTATTACTACGTAACAAGTGTTGATATTCTTGGAAACGAGAGCAAACCTACTGCAATTTTACAAGGAATTATGGAACGTGATGTTCAAAATCCTGAAGTAGTTAGCGTTTTGCCAAAGGAAAATTCTATCTTAACTAAAACTGTAACGTTAAGTGTTTCTGTTTATGACAATGCATCACTGGATACGTTAACTGCTGAATATTTTGATATTGTAAGTAATAGCTGGCAATTAATTGAAAGAGTCACCATCGAAAACAAAAAATCCAGTGTTGAAAAGATCCTATGGAATACAGAAGGATTGAGTGGAAACATCCAGATTCGTTATATCGTAACTGATAAAACCGGAAATGTATCAAACGTCAAAGAAGTAACTTATGATGTAGTTGAATATACTGCGCCAGAAAAACCTATTTTATCAGTTCAAGTTGAAGGAGCTCAAGCAAATCTTTCATGGACATACTCTGGAGAAGATAAGTTGTTGAAAAACTTTAGAGTGTGGATAAAAGAAGAAAATAGTGAATGGAAATCATTAGGTTATACGCAAGAAACAGAAAAAACGGTTAATAATCATGATGGCCGGTGTAGTTTTAAGATTGAAGCAATAGATAATCTAGGCGCCTCAGCGGATAGCAATATGGTAGATGTGTTGTTAATTACTCCGGATACAGAAGCTCCTGTTGCTCACATCAACTTACAAAAGGTGACTATTAAGCCAGATGAAGAGATTAATTTTGATGCTTCTAAGTCAAAAGATGATCGTGGTATTGTCAGTTACTCCTGGAATATGGGAAATGATGAAAATGTAGGGCAAGAGAGTTTCACTTATACTTACTCAACTCCAGGTACATATACAGTTACACTGACGGTCAAGGATGAAGCAGGGAATATAGGAACTGCAACCTGCGAAGTAACGGTTGTCGAAGATGACTCAAAATATGTCCAGTTTGACCTATCAGTTATTAATCGCAGAGATAACACGTCCATTGGTAATGTAGCAGTTAAATTCAGTAAGTTAAATGGGGATGAGGTCTTATCCTTTATTACGGATGATCAGGGAAAAGCAAACGTAATAATAGAAAGCGGATCATACTTAGTGGAACTGTTTGCGAATGGTTATTTTTCCGAGCAACAAAAAGTGATGGTTGATTCAACTTTGAATGATATTGCTTTCAAGTTAAGCAAACTTGACTTTATTGAAGGTAAGCTCACATCAACTGAAATGACTTATGATGAAATAGTTGCGGCAGGTATAGATGTAAATGATCCTGATAATCAACATATTTATAAGCATGAGGTTAAATTGGAATTTGCTGCAGGCTTAGAGATACCGGTAACAGTATATAAGAATAGTGCTGGTAAGATTTTAAGAGCTATTGATGGTATTCCTGGATTCTTTAAGAATTCATTTACTGGAATCGATTCTTCTACAAACTCCAGAATAACAATTTATCCAATTTCTGAAAAATTCTATTTGGCAGTTATTGGTGAAGCAAAATGGCTTAAGCAGATGTTTGATGTTCGCTTAGTTGTACTCAATACATCAGATTCTTTGGATATTGAAAATTGTAGAGCTAAGCTTGAAATACCAGAAGGATTATCATTCCCTGATATGGGAAGCAAAGTTCATTACGAAGAACATGATCTGGGCAAGATTGAGAATACGCTAAGTGCCACAACTAACTGGTATATTCGAGGGGATCAAGCTGGTGAATATACGATTAAGGCAAAAGTGGAAGCTGAAATTGACAATGAAAGCTTTGAAATTGAATATGAAACAGAAGACCCTATTCGTGTGCTGGATCCATCGAAGTCTTTGAAAATGCATATCACTGCTCCTGATGCTGCTTATTACGGAGAAGAATATACCTTTACGATCTCCTTGGAAAATATTAGTGAAAAGCCAATCTATGGATTATCCTATGTTATTCAGAGCCTTGAACAATATAAGGTTATTCAAATTGGTGATAAGGAAACAAAGCTTCCGATTACACAAGAAGACTTCGATCCAGAAACTTGTGGTATCGAAGTTGATGAATTAGAACCAGGTGATACAGTGTCATTCACAATATCAACAAAAGTGTTATTTAATTCAATTTTGGAAATCGCAAAGAAAATACCTTCAATGCTTGACAAAATTCCAACAGTTGAAGCACAATCAACTTCAATAATGGGGAAGGTAATGGATGTGATCAATGTACGTTATTTCTTAACTAATATTTTTGTAACAAAGCTAGAAGGCAGTACAACAGATATAGATTACGATGTTACAATTGATCATGTTCGATTCCCATCGGTTTGGGAAGTGTTTGCACAAGAATACATTGATGTAGCGAAGAAAGAATTAAGTGAATTGTTTGGCGGTGCAGAGTTCAATGAATTTGTATCTGATCAAGTATTTGCATTTTTACAAAAACCGATTGTGGAGCTAGAAGAAGAAATTAAAGAAAAGGGATACATCGAATTAGAGAAGCATGAAATCGTTAAGAATTTAGAATCAATTTTTAAAGTAATAAACCCAACACCGAATACTAAAGTTGTTATTACTGTTGAAGAGAAGAAACGCAGTGGATCTGATGCTTTGCAAATAAGGTGTGTAGAAGGTCAAGCACAGACTACAGAATTAACGAACAGATTAGAAATAATTGGAAATGGCCGCTTTGCTATTGTTGGCCAACATTCTGGAGAAGCGACAGTTAGAGTTTCATTTGAAGATGGAAAAGCATATACCATTCCGGTTAAGGTCATTGGTGAAGAAGATACAATAGCTAATCAAACAAATGCGGAAGTAGTTATAAATGGAGATAAATCAGAAATTTCTAATTTGGATCAACTACTTGAAGATGCAAAGAATTCTGAAGATCAAATTAAAGCTGAGAATCCGTTATATCCAGTTCAAACAGTACTTTGTGTAGATCTGACAGAAAAAGATGTGTTTAAGTTGTCAATACCAATTGAAAACTTAGAAAAAATTTACGAAGCAGGTGCACAACTTACACTAATAACAAAGGCAGGAAAACTGAGTTTTAATCGCAAAGTATTAGAAGAGATTCAACAAATACAAGGTAATGAATTTATTTTTGGAATTGTTGAAGTAAATGAAGAGAAGCCAGAAAGCTATAGTTCAACTCCAATTTACAAAGTTTTAATGCAGTATGATGATCAGGAATTAAATTTGGAGAAAGCGAAAATTGTAGCTGAAGTTCCATTTACTGTAGACTTAAATAAAATAAATTTACATGTGGTTTCAACAGATTACTTGCAGAATTATGATTTAGATTATGTTTACAATGGTACTATGGTACAATTTGAACTTAATCAGCCGCAATTGATTGGTTTCATTCTTGAGCCTAAGAAGCAAGAGAACTCGAATGATGATGTTACGGATAACACGGATACCCCAGTGGTTTCAGAGGCAGCACAATCGCAGGACTCTGCAACTAAGAAAACAGTTGTTATTAATAAAGTGGATAATCAGAATCAAGATTTATTGCAGCAGACTTGGGATGAAGTGTTAGACAATTTGACCAAAGACGAAAAACGTGAGATTCGATTGAATGCTGCTATAGAATCAATTCCTGCAGAAGTTATTAAGGCGATTAGTGAATCGGATAATACTCTTGTTATTACCTTACCAGATGGAACACAAGTAAAAATTGACAGTGAGTTGGCTAAACAACTAGATCTTGATGGGAAATCAGAAATTAGTATCAAGGAGTTACTAGCACAGAAAAATGAAATTATCGAAAATGATCAAGAAATGAAAGAAAAGCAAAGTGTACATGAATCTGAGAAGAATGAGAACATTGAAGTCCATGGGAAAAAACAAGAAAGTCCAGTAATTATCTGGTTGCTTATCATCATTCTCTTGGCAGCCGCAGGTTATTTCATCTACAAAAAGATAAAATAA